Proteins encoded together in one Anopheles darlingi chromosome 3, idAnoDarlMG_H_01, whole genome shotgun sequence window:
- the LOC125954043 gene encoding calcium/calmodulin-dependent protein kinase type II delta 2 chain isoform X1 — MIHVDETDPMGDVPPAFPYREVEIQRGVDAKQLYELSTELGRGKFGVVYKCKEKSTGVRLAAKFIQIVKKGDRRNIEREVHMMNVLHHAKIAQLYAAFEFDRTFCVMMELVEGGELFDRVLDEKFILTERACSIFMRQICDAVAYIHGNNIIHLDMKPENILCLTESGNRIKIIDFGLAREYDPDNKLQVLFGTPEFVAPEVVNFEAISFATDMWSVGVIAYVLVSGLSPFAGEDDIQTMGNITIGRYDFLDEAFDNVSEEAIDFINRCLVKEQKERLTAEDALKHKWIKRKPQYTPTNRRPSITTFKPVLLESNNNSSNVTSNEIDKDNLKELVGKWNETPNNRYTFEQDTENIISPAGDSVQLRRPTLPELAGLPNPGSRRGSIARDRSPHTTPDQPTAEPGQIGSVAATPASAIGDIEIACEPEQTPAPVEPCDGPRAKVRDDLRKLSDLLKLSLTNVTKELDAADTDANASPCTPLSPTTTATATAMTTSSSSSVSQRDELDSELESLKSKVHTIRTSRAQNKLNELAQRPDFLANDPFKLPTFRFLPKSISLCNEDSVFKENYTKFCDRNASSSVSGGGGGEETTNTTVAATTNTPSVKPPSVRKKSTGTATTSGGTRKKKDSSSTTTVSTTTTTFSSAGTGTICPSTTVRKTIVKQQKVLVDEQGQEHATPKPTAGGESALRRPPLVSQPKSVETSAAGGGNSTVFVSTASIKRTKFRVNQMSSRDVPVAINPVARRYLEQSGAQNAAPITRLDDTDRHPTVVNRGLLVSGNRVKQRETETTLDDSVTVNNLRNSALKLRSLSVDWDAVDAVENRSMKTINSFLKRHAVASSAVRQIQAQLEATITQK, encoded by the exons ATGTGCCACCGGCGTTCCCGTACCGGGAGGTGGAGATACAGCGTGGCGTCGACGCCAAACAGTTGTACGAGCTCAGCACCGAACTCGGCAG GGGGAAGTTTGGCGTGGTGTACAAGTGCAAGGAAAAGTCGACCGGCGTCCGGCTGGCGGCCAAATTTATCCAGATCGTCAAGAAGGGTGACCGGCGGAACATCGAGCGGGAGGTGCACATGATGAACGTTCTGCATCACGCCAAGATCGCCCAGCTGTATGCGGCGTTCGAGTTCGATCGGACGTTCTGCGTCATGATGGAGCT CGTGGAAGGTGGTGAACTGTTCGATCGGGTGCTGGACGAGAAGTTCATCCTGACGGAGCGAGCTTGCTCGATCTTTATGCGGCAGATCTGTGATGCGGTCGCGTACATACACGGTAACAACATTATCCACCTGGACATGAAGCCCGAGAACATCCTGTGCCTGACGGAGAGCGGTAATCGGATCAAGATTATTGACTTCGGGCTGGCCCGGGAGTACGATCCGGACAATAAGCTGCAGGTGCTGTTCGGGACGCCCGAGTTTGTGGCGCCCGAGGTGGTCAACTTCGAGGCGATCTCGTTTGCGACCGACATGTGGAGTGTCGGGGTGATCGCTTATGTGCT TGTTTCAGGTTTGTCGCCATTCGCTGGTGAGGACGATATTCAGACCATGGGCAATATCACGATCGGACGGTACGATTTTCTCGATGAAGCGTTCGACAACGTGTCCGAAGAggcgatcgatttcatcaacCGCTGTCTGGTGAAGGAACAGAA AGAACGTCTGACGGCCGAGGATGCACTGAAGCACAAATGGATCAAGCGGAAACCACAGTACACGCCAACCAATCGGCGACCTTCGATCACCACCTTCAAGCCGGTTTTACtagagagcaacaacaacagcagtaatGTCACA AGCAACGAGATCGACAAGGACAATCTGAAGGAGCTGGTGGGAAAGTGGAACGAAACGCCCAACAATCGTTACACCTTCGAGCAGGACACGGAAAACATCATCTCACCGGCGGGCGATTCGGTGCAGCTTCGGCGGCCAACCCTGCCCGAGCTGGCCGGTCTGCCCAATCCGGGTAGCCGCCGTGGTAGCATAGCCCGGG ATCGTtccccacacaccacaccagaccaaCCGACGGCCGAACCGGGCCAGATAGGCTCAGTTGCGGCTACACCGGCGTCGGCAATCGGCGACATCGAGATAGCGTGCGAACCGGAGCAAACGCCGGCACCGGTCGAACCGTGTGATGGTCCTCGGGCCAAGGTACGTGACGATTTGCGTAAACTTTCCGATTTACTAAAGCTTTCCCTCACGAACGTCACGAAGGAGTTGGATGCGGCGGACACGGATGCGAACGCATCACCCTGCACTCCACtatcaccgacgacgacggcgacggcgacggcgatgacgacgagcagcagcagcagcgtgtccCAGCGTGACGAGCTCGACAGCGAGTTGGAAAGCCTCAAGTCGAAGGTCCACACGATCCGTACGTCGCGTGCGCAGAACAAGCTGAACGAGCTGGCCCAGCGACCCGATTTCCTGGCCAACGATCCCTTCAAGCTACCGACCTTCCGCTTCCTGCCGAAGTCCATTAGCCTGTGCAACGAGGATTCGGTGTTCAAGGAGAACTACACCAAGTTCTGCGATCGCAACGCATCATCGAgcgtgagtggtggtggtggtggtgaggagaCGACGAACACGACCGTGGCCGCGACGACCAACACACCGAGCGTTAAGCCACCGAGCGTACGGAAGAAGTCAACCGGTACAGCCACAACGAGTGGTGGCacgagaaagaagaaggattcATCGTCTACGACCACCGtgagcaccacgaccaccacgttCTCGAGTGCCGGCACTGGCACGATCTGTCCCTCGACGACGGTACGCAAAACGATCgtcaagcagcagaaggtgctTGTGGATGAGCAGGGGCAGGAGCATGCGACCCCGAAACCGACCGCTGGTGGTGAATCGGCTCTTCGAAGACCTCCACTGGTTAGTCAACCGAAGAGCGTCGAAACGTCGGCTGCCGGCGGTGGCAACTCGACCGTGTTCGTCAGTACGGCCTCGATCAAGCGCACCAAATTTCGGGTGAACCAGATGAGTAGTCGGGATGTGCCGGTCGCTATCAATCCCGTCGCGCGGCGTTATCTCGAACAGAGTGGGGCTCAGAACGCCGCACCAATTACCCGGCTAGACGATACGGATCGGCATCCGACAGTAGTGAACAGGGGACTTCTCGTCTCGGGCAATAGGGTGAAGCAGCGCGAAACCGAGACCACCCTGGACGATTCGGTCACGGTGAACAATCTGCGAAACAGTGCGCTCAAACTGCGCAGCCTTTCGGTCGATTGGGATGCGGTCGATGCCGTCGAGAACCGGTCGATGAAGACGATTAACAGCTTCCTCAAGCGGCACGCAGTCGCCAGCTCCGCCGTCCGGCAGATACAGGCTCAGCTTGAGGCAACCATCACGCAGAAATGA
- the LOC125954043 gene encoding death-associated protein kinase related isoform X2 translates to MIHVDETDPMGDVPPAFPYREVEIQRGVDAKQLYELSTELGRGKFGVVYKCKEKSTGVRLAAKFIQIVKKGDRRNIEREVHMMNVLHHAKIAQLYAAFEFDRTFCVMMELVEGGELFDRVLDEKFILTERACSIFMRQICDAVAYIHGNNIIHLDMKPENILCLTESGNRIKIIDFGLAREYDPDNKLQVLFGTPEFVAPEVVNFEAISFATDMWSVGVIAYVLVSGLSPFAGEDDIQTMGNITIGRYDFLDEAFDNVSEEAIDFINRCLVKEQKERLTAEDALKHKWIKRKPQYTPTNRRPSITTFKPVLLESNNNSSNVTSNEIDKDNLKELVGKWNETPNNRYTFEQDTENIISPAGDSVQLRRPTLPELAGLPNPGSRRGSIARDRSPHTTPDQPTAEPGQIGSVAATPASAIGDIEIACEPEQTPAPVEPCDGPRAKELDAADTDANASPCTPLSPTTTATATAMTTSSSSSVSQRDELDSELESLKSKVHTIRTSRAQNKLNELAQRPDFLANDPFKLPTFRFLPKSISLCNEDSVFKENYTKFCDRNASSSVSGGGGGEETTNTTVAATTNTPSVKPPSVRKKSTGTATTSGGTRKKKDSSSTTTVSTTTTTFSSAGTGTICPSTTVRKTIVKQQKVLVDEQGQEHATPKPTAGGESALRRPPLVSQPKSVETSAAGGGNSTVFVSTASIKRTKFRVNQMSSRDVPVAINPVARRYLEQSGAQNAAPITRLDDTDRHPTVVNRGLLVSGNRVKQRETETTLDDSVTVNNLRNSALKLRSLSVDWDAVDAVENRSMKTINSFLKRHAVASSAVRQIQAQLEATITQK, encoded by the exons ATGTGCCACCGGCGTTCCCGTACCGGGAGGTGGAGATACAGCGTGGCGTCGACGCCAAACAGTTGTACGAGCTCAGCACCGAACTCGGCAG GGGGAAGTTTGGCGTGGTGTACAAGTGCAAGGAAAAGTCGACCGGCGTCCGGCTGGCGGCCAAATTTATCCAGATCGTCAAGAAGGGTGACCGGCGGAACATCGAGCGGGAGGTGCACATGATGAACGTTCTGCATCACGCCAAGATCGCCCAGCTGTATGCGGCGTTCGAGTTCGATCGGACGTTCTGCGTCATGATGGAGCT CGTGGAAGGTGGTGAACTGTTCGATCGGGTGCTGGACGAGAAGTTCATCCTGACGGAGCGAGCTTGCTCGATCTTTATGCGGCAGATCTGTGATGCGGTCGCGTACATACACGGTAACAACATTATCCACCTGGACATGAAGCCCGAGAACATCCTGTGCCTGACGGAGAGCGGTAATCGGATCAAGATTATTGACTTCGGGCTGGCCCGGGAGTACGATCCGGACAATAAGCTGCAGGTGCTGTTCGGGACGCCCGAGTTTGTGGCGCCCGAGGTGGTCAACTTCGAGGCGATCTCGTTTGCGACCGACATGTGGAGTGTCGGGGTGATCGCTTATGTGCT TGTTTCAGGTTTGTCGCCATTCGCTGGTGAGGACGATATTCAGACCATGGGCAATATCACGATCGGACGGTACGATTTTCTCGATGAAGCGTTCGACAACGTGTCCGAAGAggcgatcgatttcatcaacCGCTGTCTGGTGAAGGAACAGAA AGAACGTCTGACGGCCGAGGATGCACTGAAGCACAAATGGATCAAGCGGAAACCACAGTACACGCCAACCAATCGGCGACCTTCGATCACCACCTTCAAGCCGGTTTTACtagagagcaacaacaacagcagtaatGTCACA AGCAACGAGATCGACAAGGACAATCTGAAGGAGCTGGTGGGAAAGTGGAACGAAACGCCCAACAATCGTTACACCTTCGAGCAGGACACGGAAAACATCATCTCACCGGCGGGCGATTCGGTGCAGCTTCGGCGGCCAACCCTGCCCGAGCTGGCCGGTCTGCCCAATCCGGGTAGCCGCCGTGGTAGCATAGCCCGGG ATCGTtccccacacaccacaccagaccaaCCGACGGCCGAACCGGGCCAGATAGGCTCAGTTGCGGCTACACCGGCGTCGGCAATCGGCGACATCGAGATAGCGTGCGAACCGGAGCAAACGCCGGCACCGGTCGAACCGTGTGATGGTCCTCGGGCCAAG GAGTTGGATGCGGCGGACACGGATGCGAACGCATCACCCTGCACTCCACtatcaccgacgacgacggcgacggcgacggcgatgacgacgagcagcagcagcagcgtgtccCAGCGTGACGAGCTCGACAGCGAGTTGGAAAGCCTCAAGTCGAAGGTCCACACGATCCGTACGTCGCGTGCGCAGAACAAGCTGAACGAGCTGGCCCAGCGACCCGATTTCCTGGCCAACGATCCCTTCAAGCTACCGACCTTCCGCTTCCTGCCGAAGTCCATTAGCCTGTGCAACGAGGATTCGGTGTTCAAGGAGAACTACACCAAGTTCTGCGATCGCAACGCATCATCGAgcgtgagtggtggtggtggtggtgaggagaCGACGAACACGACCGTGGCCGCGACGACCAACACACCGAGCGTTAAGCCACCGAGCGTACGGAAGAAGTCAACCGGTACAGCCACAACGAGTGGTGGCacgagaaagaagaaggattcATCGTCTACGACCACCGtgagcaccacgaccaccacgttCTCGAGTGCCGGCACTGGCACGATCTGTCCCTCGACGACGGTACGCAAAACGATCgtcaagcagcagaaggtgctTGTGGATGAGCAGGGGCAGGAGCATGCGACCCCGAAACCGACCGCTGGTGGTGAATCGGCTCTTCGAAGACCTCCACTGGTTAGTCAACCGAAGAGCGTCGAAACGTCGGCTGCCGGCGGTGGCAACTCGACCGTGTTCGTCAGTACGGCCTCGATCAAGCGCACCAAATTTCGGGTGAACCAGATGAGTAGTCGGGATGTGCCGGTCGCTATCAATCCCGTCGCGCGGCGTTATCTCGAACAGAGTGGGGCTCAGAACGCCGCACCAATTACCCGGCTAGACGATACGGATCGGCATCCGACAGTAGTGAACAGGGGACTTCTCGTCTCGGGCAATAGGGTGAAGCAGCGCGAAACCGAGACCACCCTGGACGATTCGGTCACGGTGAACAATCTGCGAAACAGTGCGCTCAAACTGCGCAGCCTTTCGGTCGATTGGGATGCGGTCGATGCCGTCGAGAACCGGTCGATGAAGACGATTAACAGCTTCCTCAAGCGGCACGCAGTCGCCAGCTCCGCCGTCCGGCAGATACAGGCTCAGCTTGAGGCAACCATCACGCAGAAATGA
- the LOC125954043 gene encoding uncharacterized protein LOC125954043 isoform X3, which translates to MAANLSRTLDPIKSAFLIRHRCLCARALVFWLLVLGCGRIALRYSPRPRISDAPNDALPLQDDFGEPDRKDGQEGELNGNNGYYDHRNKEDDDFQLAPIDKYHSEPRNTTPADCCQVVIMQNASNAIAEESLDAVPKDGEATEGAKSISSSSSESNSDTSSCTSIDSINSFSNLANGNNSSCSSSSSSSDVVAAANGMAFTKPSVVTCDDGERTDTDCRTVYDLCLSADRSPHTTPDQPTAEPGQIGSVAATPASAIGDIEIACEPEQTPAPVEPCDGPRAKVRDDLRKLSDLLKLSLTNVTKELDAADTDANASPCTPLSPTTTATATAMTTSSSSSVSQRDELDSELESLKSKVHTIRTSRAQNKLNELAQRPDFLANDPFKLPTFRFLPKSISLCNEDSVFKENYTKFCDRNASSSVSGGGGGEETTNTTVAATTNTPSVKPPSVRKKSTGTATTSGGTRKKKDSSSTTTVSTTTTTFSSAGTGTICPSTTVRKTIVKQQKVLVDEQGQEHATPKPTAGGESALRRPPLVSQPKSVETSAAGGGNSTVFVSTASIKRTKFRVNQMSSRDVPVAINPVARRYLEQSGAQNAAPITRLDDTDRHPTVVNRGLLVSGNRVKQRETETTLDDSVTVNNLRNSALKLRSLSVDWDAVDAVENRSMKTINSFLKRHAVASSAVRQIQAQLEATITQK; encoded by the coding sequence atggcagccAATTTATCACGCACACTAGATCCAATCAAATCCGCATTTCTAATCCGGCAccgttgtttgtgtgcgcgcgctctggtATTTTGGCTTCTTGTCCTGGGATGTGGACGCATCGCGCTTCGCTAttcgccacggccacggattTCAGATGCACCGAACGATGCTTTGCCGCTGCAAGATGATTTCGGCGAGCCGGACCGGAAGGATGGACAGGAAGGTGAACTCAACGGCAACAACGGTTACTACGACCATCGCAACAAAGAAGATGATGACTTCCAGCTTGCCCCGATCGATAAATACCACTCGGAACCACGTAACACCACCCCCGCCGACTGCTGCCAAGTAGTAATAATGCAAAACGCTAGTAACGCTATCGCCGAGGAGTCTCTGGATGCTGTACCGAAGGATGGCGAAGCAACGGAGGGCGCTaaaagcatcagcagtagcagcagcgaaagtaATAGTGACACCAGCAGTTGCACTAGCATTGACAGTATTAATAGCTTTAGCAATCTGGCCAACGGCAATAatagtagttgtagtagtagtagtagtagtagtgatgtAGTCGCAGCTGCAAACGGAATGGCTTTCACTAAACCGAGCGTTGTTACGtgtgatgatggcgagcgCACGGACACTGACTGTCGAACGGTGTACGATCTATGCCTCTCTGCAGATCGTtccccacacaccacaccagaccaaCCGACGGCCGAACCGGGCCAGATAGGCTCAGTTGCGGCTACACCGGCGTCGGCAATCGGCGACATCGAGATAGCGTGCGAACCGGAGCAAACGCCGGCACCGGTCGAACCGTGTGATGGTCCTCGGGCCAAGGTACGTGACGATTTGCGTAAACTTTCCGATTTACTAAAGCTTTCCCTCACGAACGTCACGAAGGAGTTGGATGCGGCGGACACGGATGCGAACGCATCACCCTGCACTCCACtatcaccgacgacgacggcgacggcgacggcgatgacgacgagcagcagcagcagcgtgtccCAGCGTGACGAGCTCGACAGCGAGTTGGAAAGCCTCAAGTCGAAGGTCCACACGATCCGTACGTCGCGTGCGCAGAACAAGCTGAACGAGCTGGCCCAGCGACCCGATTTCCTGGCCAACGATCCCTTCAAGCTACCGACCTTCCGCTTCCTGCCGAAGTCCATTAGCCTGTGCAACGAGGATTCGGTGTTCAAGGAGAACTACACCAAGTTCTGCGATCGCAACGCATCATCGAgcgtgagtggtggtggtggtggtgaggagaCGACGAACACGACCGTGGCCGCGACGACCAACACACCGAGCGTTAAGCCACCGAGCGTACGGAAGAAGTCAACCGGTACAGCCACAACGAGTGGTGGCacgagaaagaagaaggattcATCGTCTACGACCACCGtgagcaccacgaccaccacgttCTCGAGTGCCGGCACTGGCACGATCTGTCCCTCGACGACGGTACGCAAAACGATCgtcaagcagcagaaggtgctTGTGGATGAGCAGGGGCAGGAGCATGCGACCCCGAAACCGACCGCTGGTGGTGAATCGGCTCTTCGAAGACCTCCACTGGTTAGTCAACCGAAGAGCGTCGAAACGTCGGCTGCCGGCGGTGGCAACTCGACCGTGTTCGTCAGTACGGCCTCGATCAAGCGCACCAAATTTCGGGTGAACCAGATGAGTAGTCGGGATGTGCCGGTCGCTATCAATCCCGTCGCGCGGCGTTATCTCGAACAGAGTGGGGCTCAGAACGCCGCACCAATTACCCGGCTAGACGATACGGATCGGCATCCGACAGTAGTGAACAGGGGACTTCTCGTCTCGGGCAATAGGGTGAAGCAGCGCGAAACCGAGACCACCCTGGACGATTCGGTCACGGTGAACAATCTGCGAAACAGTGCGCTCAAACTGCGCAGCCTTTCGGTCGATTGGGATGCGGTCGATGCCGTCGAGAACCGGTCGATGAAGACGATTAACAGCTTCCTCAAGCGGCACGCAGTCGCCAGCTCCGCCGTCCGGCAGATACAGGCTCAGCTTGAGGCAACCATCACGCAGAAATGA